Proteins co-encoded in one Gossypium arboreum isolate Shixiya-1 chromosome 11, ASM2569848v2, whole genome shotgun sequence genomic window:
- the LOC108471646 gene encoding citrate synthase 2, peroxisomal-like, which translates to MSSSEEPFSQVQARLAVLAAHLAAPDCSSNNLNSSVLEPWCVSAQNGGSVGLSLTIIDERTGKKYQVPVSSEGTIRATDLKKITTGKDDKGLKVYDPGYLNTAPVRSSISYIDGDEGILRYRGYPIEELAESSTFLEVAYLLMYGNLPSESQLADWEFAVSQHSAVPQGILDIIQSMPHDAHPMGILVSAMSALSVFHPDANPALRGQEIYKSKQVRDKQIARIIGKAPTIAAAAYLRMAGRPPVLPSSTLSYAENFLYMLDSMGNRSYKPNPRLARVLDILFILHAEHEMNCSTAAARHLASGGVDVYTALAGAVGALYGPLHGGANEAVLKMLGEIGTVENIPEFIEGVKNRKRKMSGFGHRVYKNYDPRAKVIKKLAEEVFSIVGRDPLIEVAISLEKAALSDEYFIKRKLYPNVDFYSGLIYRAMGFPPEFFTVLFAIPRMAGYLAHWRESLDDPDTKIIRPQQVYTGVWLRHYMPLKERMALNDADKLTQVSISNASRRRLAGSGV; encoded by the exons ATGTCATCAAGTGAAGAGCCATTCTCACAAGTGCAGGCACGGTTAGCTGTGCTTGCAGCTCATTTAGCAGCTCCTGATTGCTCCTCCAACAACCTCAATTCTTCTGTCCTCGAGCCATGGTGCGTGTCGGCTCAGAACGGTGGCTCTGTTGGCCTTTCATTAACCATCATCGACGAGCGAACCGGGAAGAAGTACCAGGTCCCTGTCTCCAGCGAAGGCACTATCAGAGCTACCGatttaaaaa AGATAACAACAGGGAAAGATGATAAGGGGCTTAAAGTTTATGATCCGGGTTACTTGAATACAGCTCCGGTTCGGTCGTCGATTTCTTATATAGACGGTGATGAAGGGATTCTTAGATACAGAGGGTATCCAATTGAAGAACTGGCTGAGAGTTCCACTTTCTTGGAAGTGGCATACCTCTTAA TGTATGGGAATTTGCCTTCTGAAAGTCAGTTAGCAGACTGGGAATTTGCTGTTAGCCAGCATTCAGCTGTGCCGCAAGGGATTCTG GACATTATACAATCAATGCCTCATGATGCTCATCCAATGGGTATACTTGTCAGTGCAATGAGTGCTCTTTCTGTTTTTCACCCTGATGCCAATCCTGCTCTTAGA GGCCAAGAAATTTATAAGTCGAAACAAGTGAGAGACAAGCAAATAGCTCGCATTATTGGAAAG GCACCAACCATTGCTGCTGCAGCTTATTTGAGGATGGCAGGAAGGCCTCCGGTTCTCCCTTCCAGCACCCTTTCTTATGCTGAGAACTTTCTCTATATGCTAGATTCAAT GGGCAACCGGTCTTATAAGCCCAACCCTCGGTTAGCTCGAGTGCTGGACATTCTTTTCATACTACATGCAGAACATGAAATGAACTGTTCCACAGCTGCTGCCCGGCATCTTGCATCAGG TGGAGTTGATGTATACACTGCTTTAGCTGGAGCTGTTGGAGCACTATATGGTCCTCTTCATGGTGGAGCCAACGAG GCTGTGCTCAAGATGCTTGGCGAGATTGGAACAGTAGAGAACATTCCAGAATTCATTGAAGGTGTCAAAAACAG GAAGCGGAAAATGTCTGGTTTTGGCCACCGTGTATACAAAAACTATGATCCAAGGGCAAAGGTGATAAAGAAATTGGCAGAGGAAGTTTTTTCTATTGTTGGCCGGGATCCACTTATTGAG GTGGCTATTAGTTTGGAGAAGGCCGCATTATCTGACGAATATTTTATTAAGAGGAAGCTTTATCCAAATGTTGATTTCTATTCTGGGTTAATATACCG GGCCATGGGATTTCCACCAGAGTTCTTCACTGTGTTATTTGCAATCCCTCGAATGGCTGGGTACTTGGCACACTGGCGCGAGTCTCTAGATGATCCTGATACAAAGATAATAAGACCCCAACAG gTTTATACTGGTGTATGGCTACGGCATTATATGCCACTCAAGGAGCGCATGGCGTTGAATGATGCAGACAAGCTTACTCAAGTATCCATATCAAATGCCTCGAGACGACGACTGGCTGGTTCTGGGGTTTAG
- the LOC108470588 gene encoding V-type proton ATPase subunit D-like: MSGQSQRLNVVPTVTMLGIMKARLVGATRGHALLKKKSDALTVQFRQILKKIVSTKESMGEIMKTSSFSLTEAKYVAGENIKHVVLESVQTASLKVRSRQENVAGVKLPKFEYFTEGETKNDLTGLARGGQQVQQCRAAYVKAIEVLVELASLQTSFLTLDEAIKTTNRRVNALENVVKPRLENTISYIKGELDELEREDFFRLKKIQGYKKREIEKQLAAAKEFVEDKFAEKISLQKGISINAAHNLLSAAREKDEDIIF, translated from the coding sequence ATGTCCGGCCAAAGCCAGCGCTTGAATGTGGTTCCAACTGTTACAATGCTTGGAATCATGAAAGCTCGGCTTGTGGGCGCGACAAGAGGTCACGCACTTCTCAAGAAGAAGAGTGATGCCCTAACCGTACAATTTCGTCAGATTCTTAAGAAGATAGTGTCTACGAAAGAGTCAATGGGAGAGATTATGAAAACCTCCTCATTTTCCCTAACAGAGGCCAAGTATGTTGCTGGTGAGAACATCAAACACGTCGTGCTTGAAAGTGTTCAGACTGCTTCTCTTAAAGTCCGATCGCGACAAGAGAATGTTGCTGGAGTGAAGCTTCCAAAGTTTGAGTATTTTACTGAAGGTGAGACCAAAAATGATTTGACTGGTTTGGCCCGAGGTGGACAACAGGTCCAACAGTGCCGTGCTGCTTATGTGAAAGCAATCGAGGTTCTAGTTGAGCTTGCTTCTCTTCAGACTTCATTCTTAACACTCGATGAGGCAATCAAAACCACAAATCGTAGGGTTAATGCTTTAGAGAATGTTGTGAAGCCAAGGTTGGAGAATACGATCAGTTACATTAAGGGAGAGTTGGATGAGCTTGAAAGGGAGGATTTCTTCAGGCTAAAGAAGATCCAAGGTTATAAGAAGAGGGAAATAGAGAAACAGCTAGCTGCCGCAAAGGAGTTCGTCGAGGATAAATTTGCTGAGAAGATTTCCTTGCAGAAAGGGATTTCAATAAATGCAGCTCACAATTTGCTATCTGCGGCCAGGGAGAAGGATGAAGACATTATTTTTTGA
- the LOC108473848 gene encoding probable sugar phosphate/phosphate translocator At1g06470 isoform X1 — MRKEMVESNFDKETVGCIRTTDTHSGNQGSGLRREPSFSRWADEDGIIHFEHPSESTAPSIEGSDFELPMLNQSGLDNGFVDGIRYGKFPEQRMHLNGGSAMEDLHGKDRNGKYTPFDVENEYIGDGRSSNISVDGANSTGSPKASSNSISTADVLKTLFFILVWYTFSTFLTLYNKTLLGDELGKFPAPLLMNTIHFAFQALLSNAITWYWSHRFQPSVAMSYRDYFYRVVPTALSTALDVNLSNVSLVFISVTFATMCKSAAPIFLLLFAFAFRLESPSFKLLGIIVVISIGILLTVARDTEFEFWGFIFVMLAAVMSGFRWCMTQILLQKEVYGLKNPLTFMSYVTPVMAVVTALLSLFLDPWHEFGQNNYFNSSWHLARTCLLLLFGGTLAFFMVLTEYILVSVTSAVTVTIAGVVKEAVTILVAVFYFHDEFTWLKGAGLLTIMFGVSLFNWYKYQRLQESAPTKHAAKYVILEEMEDQDDIR; from the exons ATGAGAAAGGAGATGGTAGAGAGTAACTTTGATAAAGAAACAGTTGGATGCATCAGGACAACTGATACTCATAGTGGAAATCAAGGTTCAGGTCTTCGCAGGGAGCCCTCCTTCTCTCGCTGGGCTGATGAAGATGGGATAATCCATTTTGAACACCCTTCCGAGAGTACTGCTCCTAGCATAGAAGGTTCTGATTTTGAGTTGCCTATGCTTAATCAGAGTGGGTTAGACAACGGATTTGTAGACGGGATTAGATACGGTAAATTTCCAGAGCAGCGTATGCACTTAAATGGTGGAAGTGCCATGGAAGATTTACATGGGAAAGATAGAAATGGGAAATATACACCTTTTGATGTTGAAAATGAGTATATTGGGGATGGAAGATCATCAAATATCAGTGTTGATGGAGCCAATTCTACTGGCAGCCCAAAAGCATCTAGCAACTCTATTTCTACTGCAGATGTGTTGAAGACATTGTTCTTTATACTTGTATGGTACACTTTCAGCACATTTTTGACATT GTACAACAAAACCTTGTTGGGAGATGAGTTGGGGAAGTTTCCTGCTCccttgttgatgaatactatccaCTTTGCATTTCAAGCTTTATTATCAAATGCAATAACGTGGTATTGGTCTCATAGATTTCAGCCTTCGGTTGCAATGTCATATAGGGATTACTTCTACAGAG TTGTACCTACAGCTCTTTCAACTGCACTGGACGTTAACCTGAGCAATGTATCCCTGGTTTTCATATCTGTTACTTTTGCAACAATG TGTAAATCAGCAGCTCCTATATTTCTTCTCCTATTTGCTTTTGCATTCAG GTTGGAGTCCCCAAGCTTTAAACTCTTAGGGATCATTGTGGTAATCTCTATTGGAATTCTATTAACAG TTGCAAGGGACACTGAATTTGAGTTTTGGGGTTTTATCTTTGTCATGCTTGCTGCTGTCATGTCTGGATTTCGCTGGTGTATGACTCAAATACTTTTGCAG AAAGAAGTCTATG GTTTGAAAAACCCTCTTACCTTCATGAGCTATGTGACTCCAGTAATGGCAGTTGTGACAGctcttctttctctcttcttGGATCCATGGCATGAATTCGGACAGAACAATTATTTTAATAGTTCATGGCATCTTGCTCGAACTTGCTTGTTGTTGCTTTTTGGTGGAACACTGGCATTCTTTATG GTTTTAACAGAGTACATCCTTGTTTCTGTAACCAGTGCAGTTACAGTGACAATAGCTGGAGTGGTGAAGGAGGCTGTCACCATATTG GTTGCAGTATTTTATTTCCATGATGAGTTTACCTGGTTAAAAGGAGCTGGGCTTCTCACAATTATGTTTGGAGTCAGTTTATTCAATTGGTACAA ATACCAAAGGCTGCAGGAGTCAGCACCGACTAAACATGCTGCGAAGTATGTCATCCTTGAGGAGATGGAGGATCAAGATGATATCCGTTGA
- the LOC108473848 gene encoding probable sugar phosphate/phosphate translocator At1g06470 isoform X2: MRKEMVESNFDKETVGCIRTTDTHSGNQGSGLRREPSFSRWADEDGIIHFEHPSESTAPSIEGSDFELPMLNQSGLDNGFVDGIRYGKFPEQRMHLNGGSAMEDLHGKDRNGKYTPFDVENEYIGDGRSSNISVDGANSTGSPKASSNSISTADVLKTLFFILVWYTFSTFLTLYNKTLLGDELGKFPAPLLMNTIHFAFQALLSNAITWYWSHRFQPSVAMSYRDYFYRVVPTALSTALDVNLSNVSLVFISVTFATMCKSAAPIFLLLFAFAFRLESPSFKLLGIIVVISIGILLTVARDTEFEFWGFIFVMLAAVMSGFRWCMTQILLQKEVYGLKNPLTFMSYVTPVMAVVTALLSLFLDPWHEFGQNNYFNSSWHLARTCLLLLFGGTLAFFML; encoded by the exons ATGAGAAAGGAGATGGTAGAGAGTAACTTTGATAAAGAAACAGTTGGATGCATCAGGACAACTGATACTCATAGTGGAAATCAAGGTTCAGGTCTTCGCAGGGAGCCCTCCTTCTCTCGCTGGGCTGATGAAGATGGGATAATCCATTTTGAACACCCTTCCGAGAGTACTGCTCCTAGCATAGAAGGTTCTGATTTTGAGTTGCCTATGCTTAATCAGAGTGGGTTAGACAACGGATTTGTAGACGGGATTAGATACGGTAAATTTCCAGAGCAGCGTATGCACTTAAATGGTGGAAGTGCCATGGAAGATTTACATGGGAAAGATAGAAATGGGAAATATACACCTTTTGATGTTGAAAATGAGTATATTGGGGATGGAAGATCATCAAATATCAGTGTTGATGGAGCCAATTCTACTGGCAGCCCAAAAGCATCTAGCAACTCTATTTCTACTGCAGATGTGTTGAAGACATTGTTCTTTATACTTGTATGGTACACTTTCAGCACATTTTTGACATT GTACAACAAAACCTTGTTGGGAGATGAGTTGGGGAAGTTTCCTGCTCccttgttgatgaatactatccaCTTTGCATTTCAAGCTTTATTATCAAATGCAATAACGTGGTATTGGTCTCATAGATTTCAGCCTTCGGTTGCAATGTCATATAGGGATTACTTCTACAGAG TTGTACCTACAGCTCTTTCAACTGCACTGGACGTTAACCTGAGCAATGTATCCCTGGTTTTCATATCTGTTACTTTTGCAACAATG TGTAAATCAGCAGCTCCTATATTTCTTCTCCTATTTGCTTTTGCATTCAG GTTGGAGTCCCCAAGCTTTAAACTCTTAGGGATCATTGTGGTAATCTCTATTGGAATTCTATTAACAG TTGCAAGGGACACTGAATTTGAGTTTTGGGGTTTTATCTTTGTCATGCTTGCTGCTGTCATGTCTGGATTTCGCTGGTGTATGACTCAAATACTTTTGCAG AAAGAAGTCTATG GTTTGAAAAACCCTCTTACCTTCATGAGCTATGTGACTCCAGTAATGGCAGTTGTGACAGctcttctttctctcttcttGGATCCATGGCATGAATTCGGACAGAACAATTATTTTAATAGTTCATGGCATCTTGCTCGAACTTGCTTGTTGTTGCTTTTTGGTGGAACACTGGCATTCTTTATG CTGTAA
- the LOC108470591 gene encoding dihydroorotase, mitochondrial isoform X1, producing MINSLVFPRPSEAFKFASTRFDGSRKSKYSKPRMELTLTQPDDWHLHLRDGDLLQAVAPHSAKHFGRAIIMPNLKPPITTTAAAVAYRESILKALPADSNFTPLMTLYLTDTTSPNEIKLARRSGVVFAVKLYPAGATTNSQDGVTDLFGKCLPVLEEMVEENMPLLVHGEVTDPDVDVFDREKVFIDTVLQPLIQRLPRLKVVMEHITTMDAVRFVESGEEGFLAATVTPQHLILNRNALFQGGLQPHNYCLPVLKRETHRQAIVSAVTSGSKRFFLGTDSAPHEKQRKECSCGCAGIFNAPVAISLYAKVFEEAGALDKLEAFTSFNGPDFYGLPRNTSKIKLTKASWKVPDSLSFSFGNIIPMFAGETLEWQPCVGEKAEMLNEVQEVGANKG from the exons atgataaattcaTTGGTTTTCCCTAGGCCTAGCGAA GCATTTAAGTTCGCTTCTACGAGATTTGACGGGTCAAGAAAATCCAAATACAGCAAACCCAGGATGGAGCTAACCCTAACTCAACCTGATGATTGGCATCTTCATCTCCGTGATGGTGACCTTCTTCAAGCTGTTGCTCCTCACAG TGCAAAGCACTTTGGAAGGGCAATAATAATGCCAAATTTGAAGCCTCCTATTACCACTACTGCTGCTGCTGTTGCTTATCGAGAATCAATCTTGAAAGCATTACCTGCCGATAGCAACTTCACTCCTCTAATGACACTTTATTTAACAGATACAACCAGTCCCAATGAGATCAAGCTCGCTA GAAGGAGCGGAGTTGTCTTTGCTGTTAAGTTATACCCTGCTGGTGCCACCACAAATTCTCAAGATGGTGTTACTGATCTGTTTGGGAAATGTCTACCAGTTCTTGAAGAGATGGTTGAGGAAAACATGCCGTTACTG GTTCACGGTGAGGTCACAGATCCTGATGTTGATGTTTTTGATCGTGAGAAAGTGTTCATTGACACTGTTTTGCAACCTTTAATTCAAAGGCTTCCAAGACTAAAGGTTGTGATGGAACATATCACCACTATGGATGCTGTTAGATTTGTTGAGTCCGGTGAAGAAG GATTTTTGGCTGCAACTGTCACGCCACAACATCTTATTCTCAATAGAAATGCTCTCTTCCAAGGAGGATTGCAGCCGCATAATTACTGCCTTCCAGTACTCAAAAGAGAAACCCACA GACAGGCTATTGTTTCAGCTGTGACTAGTGGAAGCAAAAGATTTTTCCTTGGAACTGACAGTGCTCCCCatgagaaacaaagaaaagaatgTTCTTGTGGTTGTGCTGGAATTTTCAACGCCCCTGTTGCAATTTCACTATATGCCAAGGTCTTCGAGGAG GCAGGTGCGCTTGATAAATTAGAAGCATTTACAAGCTTCAACGGACCAGACTTCTACGGTCTCCCAAGAAACACCTCAAAGATTAAATTAACGAAGGCTTCATGGAAGGTTCCAGATTCTTTATCGTTTTCTTTTGGCAATATCATCCCTATGTTTGCAGGTGAAACACTTGAGTGGCAACCATGTGTTGGGGAAAAGGCCGAGATGTTGAATGAAGTTCAAGAGGTAGGGGCTAATAAGGGTTAA
- the LOC108470591 gene encoding dihydroorotase, mitochondrial isoform X2 has product MELTLTQPDDWHLHLRDGDLLQAVAPHSAKHFGRAIIMPNLKPPITTTAAAVAYRESILKALPADSNFTPLMTLYLTDTTSPNEIKLARRSGVVFAVKLYPAGATTNSQDGVTDLFGKCLPVLEEMVEENMPLLVHGEVTDPDVDVFDREKVFIDTVLQPLIQRLPRLKVVMEHITTMDAVRFVESGEEGFLAATVTPQHLILNRNALFQGGLQPHNYCLPVLKRETHRQAIVSAVTSGSKRFFLGTDSAPHEKQRKECSCGCAGIFNAPVAISLYAKVFEEAGALDKLEAFTSFNGPDFYGLPRNTSKIKLTKASWKVPDSLSFSFGNIIPMFAGETLEWQPCVGEKAEMLNEVQEVGANKG; this is encoded by the exons ATGGAGCTAACCCTAACTCAACCTGATGATTGGCATCTTCATCTCCGTGATGGTGACCTTCTTCAAGCTGTTGCTCCTCACAG TGCAAAGCACTTTGGAAGGGCAATAATAATGCCAAATTTGAAGCCTCCTATTACCACTACTGCTGCTGCTGTTGCTTATCGAGAATCAATCTTGAAAGCATTACCTGCCGATAGCAACTTCACTCCTCTAATGACACTTTATTTAACAGATACAACCAGTCCCAATGAGATCAAGCTCGCTA GAAGGAGCGGAGTTGTCTTTGCTGTTAAGTTATACCCTGCTGGTGCCACCACAAATTCTCAAGATGGTGTTACTGATCTGTTTGGGAAATGTCTACCAGTTCTTGAAGAGATGGTTGAGGAAAACATGCCGTTACTG GTTCACGGTGAGGTCACAGATCCTGATGTTGATGTTTTTGATCGTGAGAAAGTGTTCATTGACACTGTTTTGCAACCTTTAATTCAAAGGCTTCCAAGACTAAAGGTTGTGATGGAACATATCACCACTATGGATGCTGTTAGATTTGTTGAGTCCGGTGAAGAAG GATTTTTGGCTGCAACTGTCACGCCACAACATCTTATTCTCAATAGAAATGCTCTCTTCCAAGGAGGATTGCAGCCGCATAATTACTGCCTTCCAGTACTCAAAAGAGAAACCCACA GACAGGCTATTGTTTCAGCTGTGACTAGTGGAAGCAAAAGATTTTTCCTTGGAACTGACAGTGCTCCCCatgagaaacaaagaaaagaatgTTCTTGTGGTTGTGCTGGAATTTTCAACGCCCCTGTTGCAATTTCACTATATGCCAAGGTCTTCGAGGAG GCAGGTGCGCTTGATAAATTAGAAGCATTTACAAGCTTCAACGGACCAGACTTCTACGGTCTCCCAAGAAACACCTCAAAGATTAAATTAACGAAGGCTTCATGGAAGGTTCCAGATTCTTTATCGTTTTCTTTTGGCAATATCATCCCTATGTTTGCAGGTGAAACACTTGAGTGGCAACCATGTGTTGGGGAAAAGGCCGAGATGTTGAATGAAGTTCAAGAGGTAGGGGCTAATAAGGGTTAA
- the LOC108471645 gene encoding LOB domain-containing protein 4-like — protein sequence MQRETSNGVAAAAAAASRVHPACAACKHQRKKCDENCILAPYFPADKCREFQAVHKVFGVSNATKIVRNANSDEDRKKVADSLIWEAFCWQKDPVLGPYGDYRKIYEELSLYKKQSQMMLLQDHDHQPTHPVFKMGPAQAVTPTKRLIDVKGAISDGTLRCYNPDVDVNSLVGFSGYPYPSQSEKPVQEKAIHNTTTIVPLQYYASADVGFMNGKTLESTRWDNIL from the exons ATGCAAAGGGAAACTAGCAATGGTGTAGCAGCAGCAGCGGCAGCCGCATCGCGAGTCCATCCGGCATGCGCTGCATGCAAGCATCAACGTAAAAAATGCGACGAGAATTGCATTTTGGCGCCTTATTTCCCGGCCGATAAGTGCCGAGAATTCCAAGCCGTGCACAAGGTTTTCGGTGTTAGCAACGCGACCAAGATAGTCCGTAATGCCAACAGTGACGAAGACCGGAAAAAGGTGGCGGATTCGCTGATATGGGAAGCCTTTTGCTGGCAAAAGGATCCGGTGTTAGGACCTTATGGTGATTATAGGAAAATATATGAAGAGCTGAGCTTGTATAAAAAGCAAAGCCAAATGATGCTCCTACAAGATCATGACCACCAGCCTACTCATCCTGTGTTCAAAATGGGACCTGCTCAAGCCGTCACGCCGACAAAGCGGTTAATCGATGTTAAAGGAGCCATTAGCGACGGTACATTACGATGCTATAATCCCGATGTGGATGTGAATTCTCTCGTCGGCTTCAGCGGATATCCGTATCCTTCCCAGTCGGAGAAACCGGTGCAAGAAAAAGCCATCCACAATACTACTACTATTGTTCCACTTCAATACTACGCTTCTGCag ATGTAGGTTTTATGAATGGGAAGACATTGGAAAGTACAAGATGGGACAACATACTATAG
- the LOC108474125 gene encoding seed biotin-containing protein SBP65-like has product MASEQLSRRENTTSERDIHLEENRVPKMATHFESLAEKSRQSDVGAAAAKHNPIHGERHEFHSLEGKVGDVNVSATIIAKTEAGDQAREGRGKQLQERKGEPYAIGKFQVTAPGAGAGAGAGQERGTSMASKAEHESDKEKGRRSYAAGTGQERGTSVASKAEHESDKEKGRRSYAAAAAGHRQERGASMESKGSKQESDKEQGRRTQMASSEDGVNKGAKKEGGEKQEQLSVEEISKLRASAQQNSMETLRAAEERYNQAKESAAQALNTAADYTKEKGQQAKETAVQSAQYATEKGGQAKDTIIEGAKRTTQYIAEKGTQTKDTAAETLASAGNYTAPRVEQAKDYALQTAVKAKDSAVDVSKNIASYAGEKAVVTKDVTVEKSKEAAELAGKVAVDVKDKAVVAGWSAAHYTTEKAVEGTKVAAKMVEGAAEYAGKKSMELAAKPIRAAKDAASAAGETLKEYTARKKEEAARELEAKRATETQGDISSYREEETQERSSESQQQMEDLAIKPKEKFEKTAKPIGNALTQTFQGSSEPNKTGELTQETEKRSQVEEERIKKVPMEGVERRMESGAEKTVEGSGVREEEEEENQTGVLGAIAETIVEIAQNTKDLVIGPDDQPSTQSANRCD; this is encoded by the exons ATGGCGTCAGAACAACTTAGTCGTAGAGAAAACACCACATCCGAGAGAGACATTCATTTGGAGGAGAACAGAGTCCCTAAAATGGCTACTCATTTCGAATCTCTTGCCGAGAAATCCAGGCAGTCCGATGTGGGTGCTGCTGCTGCCAAGCACAATCCTATTCATGGTGAGCGCCATGAATTTCACTCCCTTGAAGGGAAAGTCGGTGACGTGAATGTTTCCGCTACCATAATCGCCAAAACGGAAGCAGGTGATCAGGCCAGAGAAGGAAGAGGGAAACAGCTTCAGGAGAGAAAGGGAGAACCTTACGCGATAGGGAAATTCCAAGTGACTGCTCCTGGAGCTGGGGCTGGAGCTGGAGCTGGACAGGAGAGAGGTACTTCAATGGCGTCTAAGGCCGAACACGAGAGTGATAAAGAGAAAGGACGACGGAGTTATGCTGCTGGAACTGGACAGGAGAGAGGTACTTCAGTGGCGTCTAAGGCCGAACACGAGAGTGATAAAGAGAAAGGACGACGGAGTtatgctgctgctgctgctggaCATCGACAAGAGAGAGGTGCTTCAATGGAGTCCAAGGGCAGCAAACAAGAGAGTGATAAAGAGCAAGGACGCCGCACTCAAATGGCTAGTAGCGAAGACGGGGTTAATAAGGGAGCTAAAAAAGAGGGTGGTGAGAAACAAGAGCAGTTATCTGTAGAAGAGATATCTAAGCTCAGAGCATCAGCTCAACAGAATTCAATGGAGACCCTAAGGGCTGCCGAAGAACGGTATAACCAGGCCAAGGAATCGGCTGCCCAAGCGCTTAATACCGCCGCTGATTACACCAAAGAAAAGGGCCAGCAAGCCAAGGAAACCGCTGTTCAAAGCGCTCAGTACGCCACAGAGAAAGGCGGACAAGCAAAGGACACCATCATTGAAGGTGCAAAAAGGACTACACAATACATTGCAGAGAAAGGAACCCAGACAAAAGACACTGCAGCTGAAACCCTAGCAAGTGCCGGCAACTACACAGCGCCCAGAGTAGAACAGGCGAAAGACTATGCCTTGCAAACGGCAGTGAAAGCCAAAGACTCCGCAGTTGATGTCAGCAAAAACATTGCGAGTTATGCTGGGGAAAAAGCAGTGGTGACCAAGGATGTGACGGTAGAGAAAAGCAAGGAGGCAGCTGAATTAGCGGGGAAAGTGGCTGTCGATGTGAAGGACAAGGCCGTCGTAGCTGGATGGAGTGCGGCACACTATACGACTGAGAAAGCAGTGGAAGGAACAAAGGTGGCGGCGAAGATGGTGGAGGGAGCAGCGGAGTATGCTGGTAAAAAATCAATGGAGCTTGCTGCCAAGCCAATAAGGGCGGCCAAGGATGCTGCTTCAGCTGCTGGCGAGACTCTGAAAGAGTATACCGCCAGGAAAAAGGAAGAGGCAGCGAGAGAATTAGAAGCTAAGAGAGCTACTGAAACACAG GGTGATATCAGTAGTTACCGAGAAGAAGAAACCCAAGAAAGATCGAGCGAGAGCCAACAACAAATGGAGGATTTGGCCATAAAACCCAAAGAGAAATTCGAGAAAACTGCAAAGCCAATTGGAAATGCCCTGACGCAAACCTTTCAGGGGTCATCAGAGCCTAACAAAACCGGTGAATTAACACAG GAAACTGAGAAGAGAAGCCAGGTGGAAGAAGAGAGAATCAAAAAAGTGCCGATGGAGGGCGTAGAGAGAAGAATGGAGAGTGGGGCAGAGAAAACAGTTGAGGGTTCAGGCGTTAgagaagaggaggaggaggaaaaccaAACAGGTGTATTGGGAGCCATTGCTGAAACCATAGTGGAAATTGCCCAAAACACCAAGGACCTTGTTATCGGACCCGACGACCAACCCAGTACTCAGAGCGCCAACCGTTGTGACTGA